From Nitrosopumilus zosterae, the proteins below share one genomic window:
- a CDS encoding response regulator — MVDDSKFMRESIRETLSYLKIGSIIEAKNGIEGVRAFIKHRPSLVTLDYEMPGLNGIETAIKIREIDKNVMMIIVTSIKSNMIAVKSGKIPNLGYVTKPIDPIMIKEALSKLQKQDVN; from the coding sequence GTGGTAGATGACTCTAAATTCATGAGAGAAAGCATTAGAGAGACACTATCCTATTTGAAAATTGGCTCAATAATTGAGGCTAAAAACGGCATTGAAGGAGTCAGGGCTTTTATTAAGCACAGGCCATCTTTGGTGACACTTGACTATGAGATGCCAGGCCTAAACGGCATTGAGACTGCAATAAAAATTCGAGAAATCGACAAGAATGTAATGATGATAATTGTCACATCCATCAAATCAAATATGATAGCAGTAAAAAGCGGAAAGATTCCAAATCTAGGATATGTTACAAAACCCATAGATCCAATCATGATCAAAGAAGCATTATCTAAACTACAGAAACAGGATGTTAATTGA